The DNA segment TGAGAGTTTCCCGCAGGACTCCGGATGCCTCCATTCTCAGAAGCATCGCCTCGGACGTTTCATCGCTTCCGTCTGCAGATCCGGGATTGCGATCATCCCCCTGTAGAACTTCGCGGCGATTGTCTCGGATATAGTTAAACGCACGATTGCGGACACTGCGGAACAGCCAGTCGCGTGGCGAGTCAACCTTTTCCCAGTGAATGTGCAACTGCAAAAAGACTTCTTGAACGATATCTTCGGCGACGACACGTCGTCCGATCAAAGAGAACGCGTAACGCAGTAGAGGAGTCTCCTGGTCGTCAAATAGCGACTGCAAGGAATGCTCACGCACCCCTTTCGCAGTGGACGATTTGACTCCCGGAGTCGGTTTCAACATAGGTCCTCTTCGCAGCGTCTGGCATTTCTGAATCACAGCGAGCCCTTCCTCTAACAGGAAGTACCGGTGACCGATCCTTTCTTAGAATTTTATCTGAAAAAGGTTAGAAACCGTGATAAAAGCCCTGCGGGTGGCTCAGATACTACGGGAAGTCAAAATAGACGGTGGATAAATGGCCAGCAGTCGTTGCGTCGGCCCTCCGGGCCTTTCGCTGGCAGTGGTTCCTATTTACCGGAGGCTTCACCCTCGCCAGAGATTGCGTCACCCCTTCGGGCCTGGAAACGATGAGGGACTTTTCCCCTCTGACTGTGGAATTTTAAAACGTGGTGTCACCGTCTATCGATTCCAGTTCGTTGGTGACGCTTCGTGAAAGACGGCGGCTGTAGGCGTTTAGTTTTCCGTGTTCGGGGCACCATCCCAGCATGAACCGCGTGAAATCAGCCCAGGCGACAGGGTAGAGCTCTCGCCATTCACGTTCGATATTCCCCGCCGATTCGGTAGATCCGGTTCGCTTCAGTGCTTTGCGAAATTCTGAAAAGTACGTTTCTAGAAAAGTGGATTCGCCGCGTTGGCATTCCGATTCGTCTAGGCAACTTCCGAGAAAGTACGCGACGTCTTTCATCCCGCAGCCGCCGCCGACGTACTGAAAATCGACAGCCGCGATTTGTTGTAGATCCTCGGAGAAGCAAAAATTTGCGACCTTCGCATCGCCATGCACGATGGTCTTGTACCGACATTGATTCAGAATCGTATCAATTGCAGCGGCGTGTGTTTTCAGTTCACCTGGTTGCATCGCCTGCCATTCGTCGGGCCGGGTTGCGAGATGCCAGTACGTCCCAATCGGCCAAAGACCTTTTGGTGGCTGACCGAGAAAGGTCGCGTGGAAATTCGCCAAATAACGGAGCCCCGTTTCCACGCCGTTTCGACGGAGCGATGATTGTCGACGTGGAAAACCGGCTGCGTCTAAGTCTTCCAAGACAAACAGAGACTGCCCCTTTAGAGAACGCGTCGCGTAACATTTCGGGACGCGGCAATAGGAGCCACATCGTTCGGAAAAATCTCGATACCACGCTAATTCGACTTCGTAAGAACGAAGCTTGCGGCGATGGGATTGATCGCTGTTCCAGCCACGCGGATGGTTGGTTTGATCTGGTGGCGAAACCTGTTTGACGATCGCCGACCGGATTGGCAAACCGGCTAACTGCACACGCGCAATCTGCCCATAGCCACTCCAAAGCGACTGTACCAAATCAACTTTCAGTACCCGCTCAGCCCCAGTAGCCGAACAAACGAAATCAGCAACATCACGATTCAAAGGGGCTGGCTCCTTTGTTTGAGTCTGGGACAGGAAGATTAACGGGTGCCTTCCTCCGATGTAAAACAGGGCGCTGATTCTATCAGTTTCATTTCAGAGACAAAGGAGCCTGTCACTTGGTTCTTCGCGAAATCTTCATGTTGAGATTGCGGAAGGTTTTGCCTCCATTTGTTCATTTTGTTAAGTTGCACGCGGACGCGGCGGTTCAGCTTTGGATCGGACTTTGTACTATCATGCAAGACGACCATGTGTGTTCTCTATGGTCGTTTTTTTGCTTTTGATTCATCCTTTGCTTTGATGGTGCGCTGATGGTTTTGGACCCTTCCTCTTCGATTGCGTCTGCAAGTGGTCCGGCCGAATCCATTGATCTGGTTCCTGGATTGGTTGAGACGCGTGGATGCGAACGGTTGTTCTTGGTCCTTGACGAAATGGCCTATCAAGCCTCGGGCGCGAAAGAGCGGCTGGAACCTTTTTTTGAAAAATGTGAAACCGTTCGTTTTGTTGGCTTCGAACCCAATCCGAAACTCTCGGATGTTCGGCGTGGGATTGAAGCATACCAAGCCTTCCGACCAGATATCGTGATCGCGATTGGAGGGGGGACCGCGATCGATTTGGCGAAATTGATTGCGACGTTTGCGGTCGAAGAGGCCGAACCGATGCAGATTATCGATCGCGAAGTCTCTCTACAGGCAAAGCGAGTCCCATTGATTGCGATTCCAACGACTGCCGGAACAGGAAGCGAAGCGACCCATTTTGCAGTGGTTTATGTCGAGGGCAAAAAGTATTCCGTCGCCGACGCCAGTCTGCTGCCTGATATTGCCGTGGTGGATTCCCGATTGACGTCCAGCCTTCCCAAATCGATTACCGCCGCGACCGGATTGGATGCGTTTTGCCAAGCTGTTGAGTCGATTTGGTCCGTCGGTGCTACAGAGGAATCGATGGGCTATGCGACCGAAGCAGTACGTCTGGCCGCTCAGCATCTTGTCCCTGCCAGTTGCGGCCCATCCCCAGACGATCGCAAAGCGATGTCGCTTGCATCACACTTAGCTGGCAAGGCGATCAATCTGACGAAGACAACGGCCTCCCATGCGCTCTCTTACCACCTCACTTCGATGCATGGAATCCCCCACGGCGTCGCGGTAGCCCTCACGCTGGCTCCGATGTTGGCATTTAATGCCGAGGTTGGTGAGGACGATTGCAGCGACCCGCGCGGGGCGGAGCATGTTCAGAAGCGTATTGGCTTGATTCTTGAATTACTGGGGGCTGTCAATGTTGCAGAAGGCTGCCAACGAATTCAAGAAATTCTTCGTGATCTCGATTGCCCTGTGTCGGTAGCGGACGCAGGGATTTGTTCGCAGGATGATTTGGTAGCGGTTGTCGATTCGGTGAATGCCGAGCGTTTGTCAAATAACCCACGCAAAGCTACACGCGAAGACCTGCTGCAGGTTCTGACAATGGACCTTTGCAGCGATAAAATTTAGGAACGTCAATCGCCTTCATTTTTGCAGGCCAGCGATTCTATTCGCCGATCGCCGTAGAAGAGGTTTCGAGCGGCCAATTCGGTAGCTTGCCACAGGCTTGCAACGCAAGAACCGCGTACGCGCTGCCGGTATTGGATATCAGATTTCCGGCGTCGTTAACCGGCGATGGAGTGAACCATTTTCCGCTCTCGCGTTGGTTGGCAAGTATCCAGCCGATTGCCTTTTGAAGACGCGGGTCGTCGGCGGGGATACCCAGTTCCCGACTGATCACAATTACCAATCCGGTCCCGTAGGCGTCGCTGGTATCGGTATCCAGTGGAAGACCGCTATCGCGTTCCAATCCTTTCCAGTCCGTTAGAAAGCCAGCGGTTGACCAACCACCATCCGGTAATTGAAGTGACAGCAGTTCCTTCAATGTTTCGGCTCGCTGCTGGTCGGAGGCAAGCCCTTCGATCCGGACCGAAGCCCAAGCAATCATGGCGCGATGGTGAAGCGATTTTGGTGGGTTGTTAGCAAAATACCCTCGTAGTTTTTCTAATCCTGCTTTCGCCTGTTCGGTTTTCGAGTATCCATCAGGGGCGATACCAACCGTCAGAGCTGCCACGGTGACACCGTAATGATCATCGATTTCCATAGGGGCATAGTCGCAGTCGGGCCAGTTCCAACCACCATCCTCCCGCTGGGCTGTCCACAACATATCGAGAACATCTTTTGCTACGGGGCTCAGCTTTCCCGTTGTTTGAAGATCGTTGAACGTCAATCCAGCGGCGACGACGATCGCCCAGAATCCTTGGTTCTCTGTTGGGCGTTTGTCTTTCCAACGAACCGTGCGGTATTGTTCGAAGAATTGCCGAACCTCTCCTGAATCAGGCTGCACGGACGCAAGTGCGGGGCGAGCAAACATGTAGGGCATGTTCGTATGGCAGGTCACGCACTTTTTCTCTTTCTGCCACGTAAGGGATGCGCGATCAAGATAGATGGCTGCCTGCTTCGCCGAAAATGATTTTGCAAGAGGCTCTTGAGAGGAAATCGCTTCACGTTCTGCCGGTACCGAATCCAAGGTAACAATGTCTTGCCCCACCCCCGTCGATTGCAAACCGTAGGCAAGGAGCAAACATACGAGAATTCGTGGAGAATGATCCGAGGTGAATCGGACGATGCGGTTCGTTAGAAAGGCTGTAAGCATCATGTGTGTCGAATTTCGATGAAGCGGAGGGAGGCAAACGATGTTCGCAGGTGCAGCGGTCAATTTGTTGCGTGAAGCGGTGGTATTGCCCGCCCGGGACTGGTGGAATCATTACCTGCCAGCACAGTGCCCGGACCAGCGGTTCGGGTAAACAAATGACGGTGAACAGACTGTAGAATACCGTTTTCACACCCTGCCTGCTGCGGATCGTCGGATTTGGGCCCCACATTTGTGTTGCGAAAATCCTATCGCCCCGACCTTCATCATGTCGCCGTCATTTGCGGGGCTTGTCTTCCAAGTATTTTGAATCGCATCGGCGATTTTTGTTATTCATATCTAGGTATTCCAACATGATCAATCGACGACAAGCGGTTCAGACCATTGCCGGAGCGTGCACGCTTGCGGTCGCGGCAGGGCAGGGTAGCGCAGCGGAAGCGAGTCCGGGGAACTCCGTTGAAGCACTTCAGTCGCGACTAAATCCTAAGATCCAGGATGCGCGGAACGTGGCGATGAAGATTTTGAATCCCTCAAAAGCTGAATTGGAAAGGGGACTGCAACTGCACGCAGAATCGATTGTCTTTGATTCCTATGGGTTTGGACCTCGAGCGTCCGTCGATGGGGATGTCGTTGCAGCGGCCGTCGATGCGGGCGCATCTGCAGCCGAACTGAAGGACATGCAAGAAGAGATGACGATGACACGGTTCGCAACCGATCCGGTCCAAGAACAGGAATACCGCGAAGCTTGGCGGGCATCGGGCGTTACCTGCGTGTTCAATAACGCAGGGGAAGAGGGGCAAGACCCGATGCGTTTACTTAAGAGATTGGCCCGACATACCTACACGACCGACCTTTTACGCGGCTTCGTATTTAAAGCAGCGGTTCCTGGCGATATTGTTGCGGCCAAGAAAGAAGATCGGCACTGCTATTATCTGACCGGTAACGGCGTCCCCCTGGCTCAGCAGTGGGTGTCGGTCGAAGACGAATTAAAGTACGTGCGAGTCTTCTACCAGTTGGGCATCCGAATGATGCATTTGACCTACCAGCGTCGTAATATGATCGGCGATGGTTGTGGAGAGAAGAGCGATGCCGGTTTAAGCGATTTTGGGCATCGAGCGATCGCCGAAATGAATCGTGTTGGTATCATCCCCGATTGTGCTCACAGCGGATGGAAGACAAGTCTGGAAGCGGCCAAGTCATCTACCAAGCCGATGGTTGCTAGTCACTCAACGTGCAATGCAGTTTACCCTCACTTTCGCAGCAAGCCGGACGAGGTGATTCGGGCGATTGTCGATGGTGGCGGCTATATCGGGATTTGCTGCATCCCGCGTTATCTAGGGAACAGCGGAGACATCAATGCCTTGCTTGATCATGTCGATTACGTGATCAAGAAATTTGGAGCGGATGCGGTTGCCATTGGAACCGACGTCGCATACACCGCCCAGGATTCCGGAACTCAACGGGCAAAGGTCCCGCGTCGTGGAAAGCAGCGGGAGGAGTTTCGCATGCTCTGGCCGAAAGACGATTTTAAGACAACCGGTGCGATGAACGAGAGTATTGCCTGGACCAATTGGCCGCTGTACACCGTTGGCTTAGTCCAGCGTGGACATAGCGACGAGGTTATCCGAAAAGTAATTGGTGGAAACGTGATGCGTGTGATTCAAGATTCGGTGTAGCCGAAAATTTCTTCTATCGGATCCGAAGATGTTACTCACTGAAACTCTCTCACAGAGACTAGCGGAGAACCGCATTTCGATCGCACAAGAGAGTAGCTGCCAGTTGTGAGCCCGCCGGGGCACGCCCGGAAACGGAACTCTTTTCGAAGCCTGCGGGCTAGAGCGTCGACGCAACTAATTCCAACCCGCTGCGTTAGCGAGGGATTACGGACCGTGTTCCCGGTCCCTCGCTTACGCAGCGGGTTGGGATTCTCTGATGCACATCTGCGACCCAACTCGGAAACCGTCACCTATCAATTTCATGTCCCCAGCGAAAGGCGACGACTCCGGTATTCTTGGCGTCGGAGAATCAACGCAAACACCGCGAGGGCTACTTGTTCGCCGAGGCGGTCTTCGGTTCGGGGCCGTTTTGTGGAGTCTTGACGGGATCCGCGTCCGCGGCGGAAGCGTCGGGAGCTGGCAACCAACGCTTGGCTTCGCTTAGAACGAAGTCAGGATCCATGAACGGTTCGTAGCCGATGTCTTGCCAGCGGATACGGCGATCTGCATCGATCAAGAAGGTGCCGTGAAGCGGTTGAGATTCAAAGTCGTCATAAGCGCGGAAGGCCTTGAAAGCTTCATGTTCCGAATCGGCGAGAAGCTGGAATGGGAGTGGGGCACCGTTGTATAGGTCGATCGATTCTTTCAGGTCATCCTGTCCTTGGCTGCTGATGGCGACGATCTGCAGTCCCGCTTCGGCAAATGCGTCCGCTTTGGGAGCAAAGGCTTGAAGTTGTTCAGCGCAGTGCAGGCATCCGGCGCCTAAGTAGAAAATGACAAGGATCGGCTTGCCGGAGTTCTCCTCGATCGTGTGGGGCTTGCCGTCCATGTCGATCAACTTCCAGTCGGAAGCCTTGGAGGGTTGCCAACGGAAAGGACCGAGGGAATCAAGACTCGGACGTTCGCCCAAATCATCGCGGACGGGAGCATCGCCTCGCCAACCCTTCGGTTCACCGACGCGTTCGGAAATCGAATCCATTCGACCGAATAGCGGAGCTGTCGTATCGGCGGCTGAAGCGATGCCGCGAAGTTTCACGATGGACTCTTTCGTTTGCTCCCAATCGCCAGAGAGAAAACATAGTTCGGCCAAGCTGGCGAGTGGATGAACTTCGTTACTGCCCTTGGAAACCTCTTTCTTCATCAGGGCGACCGCTTTGTCTGGATCCCCTGTCCGCAACAGGATCATCGCTTTCAGTGTAGCCGGAATGTTTCGGGAGGCTTTTTCTAGCAGAGAAGAGGCTGCATCAAATTCGTCTTGGGCGACGTGTCGATAGATTTGGACTTCAGCGATCGCCTTTACCAGATCGTTGATCGGAGTCGCGAATGGTTTGCGAGCATCCGACCGTGCTTTTTCGATCGCCTTCTTACGCTCTGCAGCAGCTTTGTCCTCAGCTTTGTCCTCAGCTTTGTCCTCAGCTTTGTCCTCAGCTTTGTCCTCAGCTTTGTCCTCAGCTTTGTCCTCAGCTTTGTCTTCAGCTTTGTCTTCAGCTTTGTCCTCAGCTTTGTCCTCAGCTTTGTCCTCAGCTTTTTTTGCTGCTTCGTCGCCTGCCTTCTTCTGGGCTTCTCGCTTATCTTCCAGTTTGGATTCTAGATCCTGCAAGACTTCTTCGCCTTGCGTGGTCCGGTGGGTCATCCAGGCAGCGGCACCCAATAGACGCAGACGTTCGAGTTGTTCTTTTTCGACTTCGGTTGGTTCAATATATGAGGTTTGGCATAACTGATAGGCTTGCTCCCATAGTTCCCACTGCCGTAGGGTTTCAATCAGGCGTAGCCGTCCGTAACGGGCGCTTCCACGTTTCTCGAGCGTATTGAATTTTGGATGGCGTGGCAGATCGCACATGTTGATCGAAAGGTCGACCGCGTCTCCGACACGTCCGACAAAGTTCAAATTGCGAATTAACCATTCGTTGTTGTGCGCAAAATTATGTATTTGGTCTGGGAGGACTCGATCTCGCATCATGTGAGCATGGTCCACGCGAGCCGAAGCTTCCTGCTGCCAAGCAGCGTCGTTGTAGCGTTTCAACCGGGAGTAGATATGCCCTGGCATGTGCCACATATGTGCAATTCCAGGGGACGACTGACCGCACATTGCCGCGGACTGCAACGCCAACTTCGCTTCCTTGCGATCCCAAAGGTGGATGCGAAAATGGTGAGCCGAATGCAAGGGTTGGGCTGCGAAGACTCGGTCCAATAACCCGTCAACGGCCAAGTAGCTTGGGTTGGGCAGGACGGAGTGGTTCTCATACAACTGCAATGCCAACAGCGCTTTGGCTTCGATATCGTCTGGGAACGCGATCGCAATCGCTTCCAGGTCCTGCGTGTACTTCTCGGCCTGCTTTTTTTTGTCTTCGCTGGTCAAAGCTTTTGGTTTTTCGTCTTCTTCCTTCGCGTCCTCTTTATCCCCTTTTTTCGGACGTCCGAAATTCAAATACTTGTCGAGCGCGTCGATATACATTTGCTCGCGTTTGGTCGCGGAGCCTTTGCGTTCGACAGCTTCGGCAATAAAACCGCGAGCACGGTCTTTGGATTTAAGAGTCGCCAGGGCGGCTCCCCAGTACGCCATGACACAATCCGGATCCTCTTTAGCTGCCTGCCGGAAGGAACGCTCTGATTCCAGATACCAGAAACCGTAGAACTGACCTAAACCCTGCTCAAAAAATGCTTGGGCTTGGGGGCTTTTGGTGGAGACAGGGAAATCGACATGCCCGGTCCCTTCCATCGGATAGGCCGCTTGCCGCGGACCGTCGTTTAGGAAATCGCCATGGTACGAATGTCCGGCCAGAATTTCGTCGGCCGTTTCGTCTGTCTCGGCCCCCTCCGCAGTCGCTTCGATCTTGGTGGTCGGTTCTTTGCCCGGCAGCGAGCCCTGCCATCCAATGCCGATAATGGTGGCTACTAATCCCATAAATCGAATGGAATCGAAGAACATGAGCGAAATCCGTAGGGCAGGCACGTGGAAGGGAGGCCGCTTTCCATGGAAAACGGTAGATACTTGGTTGCCTTCCATTTGTAGGCACAGGTATCTAGGGCCCAGCTTAGGTTTCTTCGCTTCCAATGGCAAGCATTTTGGCTACCCGAAGCAAGATATGCCCCTCTTTTAGACGGCTAAAGTTCCTTGGTTGCGACGGATTCGACGATGGGGAGCGTATTTAACGCCGCCACTAAATCAATGACGTTGCTGTCTGGCAGTAGGACTAGGTGATAGGTGAGTTCCAGGGCGCTTCCTCGCCGACTGGTTTCTGCGGAGACCAGTTGAAGGTTCTGCGTGAACCTTTCGATCTCGGATTCCCAGCCATCGGTTGCACTAAGGCCGACCTGCAAATTCAATCGCCACGTTGCTGGCTTTTTCCCAGGTTCCGTGGTTTTCTTCAATGTGGGATGCGATGAGGCGCGATTGATTTGGGTTGCTAGTCCAACGACTACCAAACCGAGTCCTGAAACCCAGTATTGGCCAGCGCCGACCGCCATGCCAACAACAACGGCTGCAAGCACAAACGCGACGTCTCGAGTTTCCGACATCGCGGTTCGGAAACGAACGATCGACAACGCTCCGACCAAGCTGAACGCTCGAGCTACATTGTCACCAATGATTTGAGTCACCATCGCAATGAGGATGCTCATCAGGATCAAGGTTAAGGTCAGCGTGTCGTTTGTACCGGGGGCTTGATTGCGACGAGCGATCCAGGCAACGACGCACCCGCACAACCAAGCCAGTATCAACCGAGTGAGCAATACCTGGAGCGAAGGATCGACCTGGGTATCGGTAACGTTTGTGAGCCAATCAGGCATTTGCCATTCGTCCCTTGTTTGCTAGTGGCCGGCCGGATGCCAGTGGTTCATTTGTTAGCGTCTCCGATTGATGCAGTGACCGGCAGACGATCCCCGACCGGAATTTTGAGAATCCGGTTGCTGGAATAGGGAACGTCCGGAGCAATTTTTTAAACAAAGCGGGCATCTGGTTGTTGAACTTCAGTTCCAAAATTTCATGCTCGCCGATTGCCAAGTCTTGGCGTGCGCCGCCGGTCGATACTTTCCAGTCATCGACCGGTCCGGTAGACATGTGACTGTCGATGGTTAGACGCAGATTTTCTCCGTTCAGCATCGAAGTCCTCGCAAACCTTCGATAACCGATTTGGACCGCTGGTTGTAAGCGTCGCTC comes from the Roseimaritima multifibrata genome and includes:
- a CDS encoding RNA polymerase sigma factor; the encoded protein is MLKPTPGVKSSTAKGVREHSLQSLFDDQETPLLRYAFSLIGRRVVAEDIVQEVFLQLHIHWEKVDSPRDWLFRSVRNRAFNYIRDNRREVLQGDDRNPGSADGSDETSEAMLLRMEASGVLRETLRELNEDDLRLVKLKYFEGLKYREISKQTGLTIGNVGYRLHHILKDLAAKLRPLGLDEES
- a CDS encoding phosphotransferase; translation: MNRDVADFVCSATGAERVLKVDLVQSLWSGYGQIARVQLAGLPIRSAIVKQVSPPDQTNHPRGWNSDQSHRRKLRSYEVELAWYRDFSERCGSYCRVPKCYATRSLKGQSLFVLEDLDAAGFPRRQSSLRRNGVETGLRYLANFHATFLGQPPKGLWPIGTYWHLATRPDEWQAMQPGELKTHAAAIDTILNQCRYKTIVHGDAKVANFCFSEDLQQIAAVDFQYVGGGCGMKDVAYFLGSCLDESECQRGESTFLETYFSEFRKALKRTGSTESAGNIEREWRELYPVAWADFTRFMLGWCPEHGKLNAYSRRLSRSVTNELESIDGDTTF
- a CDS encoding phosphonoacetaldehyde reductase produces the protein MVLDPSSSIASASGPAESIDLVPGLVETRGCERLFLVLDEMAYQASGAKERLEPFFEKCETVRFVGFEPNPKLSDVRRGIEAYQAFRPDIVIAIGGGTAIDLAKLIATFAVEEAEPMQIIDREVSLQAKRVPLIAIPTTAGTGSEATHFAVVYVEGKKYSVADASLLPDIAVVDSRLTSSLPKSITAATGLDAFCQAVESIWSVGATEESMGYATEAVRLAAQHLVPASCGPSPDDRKAMSLASHLAGKAINLTKTTASHALSYHLTSMHGIPHGVAVALTLAPMLAFNAEVGEDDCSDPRGAEHVQKRIGLILELLGAVNVAEGCQRIQEILRDLDCPVSVADAGICSQDDLVAVVDSVNAERLSNNPRKATREDLLQVLTMDLCSDKI
- a CDS encoding prenyltransferase/squalene oxidase repeat-containing protein, producing MMLTAFLTNRIVRFTSDHSPRILVCLLLAYGLQSTGVGQDIVTLDSVPAEREAISSQEPLAKSFSAKQAAIYLDRASLTWQKEKKCVTCHTNMPYMFARPALASVQPDSGEVRQFFEQYRTVRWKDKRPTENQGFWAIVVAAGLTFNDLQTTGKLSPVAKDVLDMLWTAQREDGGWNWPDCDYAPMEIDDHYGVTVAALTVGIAPDGYSKTEQAKAGLEKLRGYFANNPPKSLHHRAMIAWASVRIEGLASDQQRAETLKELLSLQLPDGGWSTAGFLTDWKGLERDSGLPLDTDTSDAYGTGLVIVISRELGIPADDPRLQKAIGWILANQRESGKWFTPSPVNDAGNLISNTGSAYAVLALQACGKLPNWPLETSSTAIGE
- a CDS encoding dipeptidase, whose amino-acid sequence is MINRRQAVQTIAGACTLAVAAGQGSAAEASPGNSVEALQSRLNPKIQDARNVAMKILNPSKAELERGLQLHAESIVFDSYGFGPRASVDGDVVAAAVDAGASAAELKDMQEEMTMTRFATDPVQEQEYREAWRASGVTCVFNNAGEEGQDPMRLLKRLARHTYTTDLLRGFVFKAAVPGDIVAAKKEDRHCYYLTGNGVPLAQQWVSVEDELKYVRVFYQLGIRMMHLTYQRRNMIGDGCGEKSDAGLSDFGHRAIAEMNRVGIIPDCAHSGWKTSLEAAKSSTKPMVASHSTCNAVYPHFRSKPDEVIRAIVDGGGYIGICCIPRYLGNSGDINALLDHVDYVIKKFGADAVAIGTDVAYTAQDSGTQRAKVPRRGKQREEFRMLWPKDDFKTTGAMNESIAWTNWPLYTVGLVQRGHSDEVIRKVIGGNVMRVIQDSV
- a CDS encoding peroxiredoxin family protein, whose translation is MFFDSIRFMGLVATIIGIGWQGSLPGKEPTTKIEATAEGAETDETADEILAGHSYHGDFLNDGPRQAAYPMEGTGHVDFPVSTKSPQAQAFFEQGLGQFYGFWYLESERSFRQAAKEDPDCVMAYWGAALATLKSKDRARGFIAEAVERKGSATKREQMYIDALDKYLNFGRPKKGDKEDAKEEDEKPKALTSEDKKKQAEKYTQDLEAIAIAFPDDIEAKALLALQLYENHSVLPNPSYLAVDGLLDRVFAAQPLHSAHHFRIHLWDRKEAKLALQSAAMCGQSSPGIAHMWHMPGHIYSRLKRYNDAAWQQEASARVDHAHMMRDRVLPDQIHNFAHNNEWLIRNLNFVGRVGDAVDLSINMCDLPRHPKFNTLEKRGSARYGRLRLIETLRQWELWEQAYQLCQTSYIEPTEVEKEQLERLRLLGAAAWMTHRTTQGEEVLQDLESKLEDKREAQKKAGDEAAKKAEDKAEDKAEDKAEDKAEDKAEDKAEDKAEDKAEDKAEDKAEDKAEDKAAAERKKAIEKARSDARKPFATPINDLVKAIAEVQIYRHVAQDEFDAASSLLEKASRNIPATLKAMILLRTGDPDKAVALMKKEVSKGSNEVHPLASLAELCFLSGDWEQTKESIVKLRGIASAADTTAPLFGRMDSISERVGEPKGWRGDAPVRDDLGERPSLDSLGPFRWQPSKASDWKLIDMDGKPHTIEENSGKPILVIFYLGAGCLHCAEQLQAFAPKADAFAEAGLQIVAISSQGQDDLKESIDLYNGAPLPFQLLADSEHEAFKAFRAYDDFESQPLHGTFLIDADRRIRWQDIGYEPFMDPDFVLSEAKRWLPAPDASAADADPVKTPQNGPEPKTASANK
- a CDS encoding DUF4956 domain-containing protein; this translates as MPDWLTNVTDTQVDPSLQVLLTRLILAWLCGCVVAWIARRNQAPGTNDTLTLTLILMSILIAMVTQIIGDNVARAFSLVGALSIVRFRTAMSETRDVAFVLAAVVVGMAVGAGQYWVSGLGLVVVGLATQINRASSHPTLKKTTEPGKKPATWRLNLQVGLSATDGWESEIERFTQNLQLVSAETSRRGSALELTYHLVLLPDSNVIDLVAALNTLPIVESVATKEL